One genomic window of Sphingopyxis sp. OPL5 includes the following:
- a CDS encoding NADH-quinone oxidoreductase subunit D, with product MFEGYPVDTANTAGDQVVTNYTINFGPQHPAAHGVLRLVLELDGEIIERVDPHVGLLHRGTEKLIEYKTYLQALPYFDRLDYCSPLAMEHSYVLAIEKLLDLEVPARAQYLRVLFAELTRICNHMLNIGSHVMDVGAMTPNLWVFELREDCLNFFERASGARMHSAWFRPGGVHQDVPEKLLVDIGEWVEKRLPELFGDAMSLVIDNRIFKQRNVDIATVSKEDALAWGFSGPMIRGSGIAWDLRKSQPYDAYAKMDFDIPVGTRGDCYDRFMVRVEEVYQSAKIIKQCLRDMPTGPIASLDRKVVPPKRGEMKQSMESLIHHFKLYTEGFHVPAGEVYVATESPKGEFGVYLVSDGSNKPYRCKIRPTAFSHLQAMDMMSKGHMLADTTAIIGAIDVVFGECDR from the coding sequence ATGTTCGAAGGCTATCCGGTCGATACCGCGAACACCGCGGGCGACCAGGTCGTCACCAACTACACGATCAACTTCGGGCCGCAGCATCCCGCGGCGCACGGCGTGTTGCGCCTCGTGCTCGAACTCGATGGCGAGATCATCGAGCGCGTCGACCCGCACGTCGGGCTGCTCCACCGCGGCACCGAAAAGCTGATCGAGTATAAGACCTATCTTCAGGCTTTGCCCTATTTCGACCGGCTCGACTATTGCTCGCCGCTCGCGATGGAACATAGCTACGTGCTCGCGATCGAGAAATTGCTCGACCTCGAGGTGCCGGCGCGCGCGCAATATCTGCGCGTTTTGTTCGCCGAGCTGACGCGCATCTGCAATCACATGCTCAACATCGGGTCGCACGTGATGGACGTCGGCGCGATGACCCCGAACCTGTGGGTGTTCGAACTGCGCGAGGATTGCCTCAACTTCTTCGAACGCGCGTCGGGCGCGCGCATGCACTCGGCGTGGTTCCGCCCCGGCGGCGTGCATCAGGATGTCCCCGAAAAGCTGCTCGTCGACATCGGCGAGTGGGTCGAAAAGCGGCTGCCCGAATTGTTCGGCGACGCGATGAGCCTCGTCATCGACAACCGCATCTTCAAGCAGCGCAACGTCGATATCGCGACGGTCAGCAAGGAAGATGCGCTGGCATGGGGCTTCTCGGGCCCGATGATCCGCGGCAGCGGCATCGCCTGGGATCTGCGCAAGTCGCAGCCCTATGACGCCTATGCCAAGATGGATTTCGACATCCCCGTCGGCACCCGCGGCGACTGCTACGACCGCTTCATGGTCCGCGTCGAAGAAGTCTATCAGTCGGCGAAGATCATCAAGCAGTGCCTGCGCGACATGCCCACCGGCCCGATCGCCAGCCTCGACCGCAAGGTCGTGCCGCCGAAGCGCGGCGAGATGAAGCAGTCGATGGAATCGCTGATCCATCACTTCAAGCTCTATACCGAGGGTTTCCACGTCCCCGCGGGCGAAGTTTATGTGGCGACCGAAAGCCCGAAGGGCGAATTTGGCGTCTACCTCGTCAGCGACGGCAGCAACAAGCCGTACCGCTGCAAGATCCGCCCGACGGCGTTCTCGCACCTGCAGGCGATGGATATGATGTCGAAGGGCCATATGCTCGCCGACACCACTGCGATCATCGGCGCGATCGACGTCGTGTTCGGGGAGTGCGACCGGTGA
- the nuoG gene encoding NADH-quinone oxidoreductase subunit NuoG, with protein sequence MPKVTVDGTEIDVPQGATVLQACELAGKEIPRFCYHERLSIAGNCRMCLVEVAPGPPKPQASCALPAAEGQVIKTDSPMVKKAREGVMEFLLINHPLDCPICDQGGECDLQDQSVAYGRGATRYDENKRAVTEKYMGPIVKTVMTRCIQCTRCVRFAEEVAGVEDIGAIYRGENMQITSYLENAVQSELSGNVVDLCPVGALTSKPYAFEARPWELTKTLGIDMMDAVGTNVRIDARGRQVLRVLPRVNDDVNEEWANDKTRHHVDGLVRRRLDQPYVRVNGALQPASWAEAFAAIKAVNAGSSVAAIAGDLADCETMFAAKSLVNALGGTLLEGRQTGLDYDVTSLSAVNFNTTIAEAENADVILLVGTNLRWEAPLINTRVRKAVWKKGAKVFAIGPETDLTYKTEWLGDDASLVAKLPKPVTDALKGAERPMLIFGGGALSVPGVHGAGLALAKAVDAVKDGWNGFNVVHFSAARMGALMLGYGLPGGIKDVIAAKPKLAFFLGADEVDFTAFADTLKVYVGHHGDKGAHAADIILPAAAWTEKDFTTVNTEGRVQRSDKAVFAPGDAREDWSIFRALADALGVNIGFDSFAECRAAMIAAVPALGVEGLADYGWTAPKLPTKPEARAIPSPVKDFYLTNAICRASPTMQRCSEELVHGVTFAEAAE encoded by the coding sequence ATGCCTAAAGTAACCGTAGATGGCACCGAAATCGACGTCCCGCAGGGCGCAACCGTCCTGCAGGCGTGCGAGCTGGCGGGGAAGGAAATCCCGCGCTTTTGCTATCACGAACGCCTGTCGATCGCCGGCAATTGCCGCATGTGCCTCGTCGAGGTCGCGCCCGGCCCGCCGAAGCCGCAGGCCAGCTGCGCGCTGCCCGCTGCCGAAGGGCAGGTGATCAAGACCGACAGCCCGATGGTCAAGAAGGCGCGCGAAGGGGTGATGGAGTTCCTGCTCATCAACCACCCGCTCGACTGCCCGATCTGCGATCAGGGCGGCGAATGCGACTTGCAGGATCAGTCGGTTGCCTATGGCCGCGGCGCGACGCGCTATGACGAGAACAAGCGCGCGGTCACCGAAAAATATATGGGTCCGATCGTCAAGACGGTGATGACCCGCTGCATCCAGTGCACGCGCTGCGTCCGCTTTGCGGAGGAAGTCGCGGGGGTCGAGGATATCGGCGCGATCTATCGCGGCGAGAATATGCAGATCACCAGCTACCTCGAAAATGCGGTGCAGAGCGAGCTGTCGGGCAATGTCGTCGACCTCTGCCCGGTCGGTGCGCTCACCAGCAAGCCCTATGCGTTCGAGGCGCGTCCGTGGGAGCTGACCAAGACGCTCGGCATCGACATGATGGACGCGGTCGGCACCAATGTCCGCATCGACGCCCGCGGGCGCCAGGTGCTGCGGGTTTTGCCGCGGGTGAACGACGATGTGAACGAGGAATGGGCGAACGACAAGACGCGCCACCATGTCGACGGCCTCGTCCGCCGGCGCCTCGATCAGCCTTATGTTCGGGTGAATGGCGCGCTCCAGCCCGCCAGCTGGGCCGAGGCGTTCGCGGCGATCAAGGCGGTCAACGCCGGATCGTCGGTCGCCGCGATCGCGGGCGACCTCGCCGATTGCGAGACGATGTTCGCGGCGAAATCGCTGGTCAATGCGCTCGGCGGCACCCTGCTCGAAGGGCGCCAGACCGGGCTCGATTACGACGTTACCAGCCTGTCGGCGGTCAATTTCAACACCACGATCGCCGAGGCGGAGAATGCCGACGTGATCCTGCTCGTCGGCACGAACCTGCGCTGGGAAGCGCCGCTGATCAACACCCGCGTCCGCAAGGCGGTGTGGAAAAAGGGCGCCAAGGTCTTCGCGATCGGCCCCGAAACCGATCTCACCTACAAGACTGAATGGCTCGGCGACGACGCCTCGCTGGTCGCGAAGCTGCCGAAGCCTGTCACCGACGCGCTGAAGGGCGCCGAACGGCCGATGCTGATCTTCGGCGGCGGCGCGCTCTCGGTGCCCGGCGTTCACGGCGCCGGCCTCGCGCTCGCCAAGGCGGTGGATGCGGTCAAGGACGGCTGGAACGGCTTCAACGTCGTGCATTTCTCGGCCGCGCGCATGGGCGCGCTGATGCTCGGCTACGGCCTGCCCGGCGGAATCAAGGACGTGATCGCGGCGAAGCCGAAGCTCGCCTTCTTCCTCGGCGCCGACGAGGTCGATTTCACCGCCTTCGCCGACACGCTGAAAGTCTATGTCGGCCATCATGGCGACAAGGGCGCGCACGCCGCCGATATCATCCTGCCCGCTGCGGCATGGACCGAAAAGGACTTCACCACGGTCAACACCGAGGGCCGGGTCCAGCGCAGCGACAAGGCGGTGTTCGCCCCCGGCGATGCGCGCGAGGACTGGAGCATTTTCAGGGCTTTGGCTGACGCGCTCGGCGTCAATATCGGCTTCGACAGCTTTGCCGAATGCCGCGCCGCGATGATCGCCGCGGTGCCTGCGCTGGGAGTCGAGGGACTTGCCGATTACGGATGGACGGCGCCCAAGCTGCCGACCAAGCCCGAGGCCCGTGCGATCCCGTCGCCGGTCAAGGATTTCTATCTCACCAACGCCATCTGCCGCGCGTCGCCGACGATGCAGCGCTGCTCGGAAGAGCTGGTCCATGGCGTCACTTTTGCGGAGGCCGCGGAATGA
- a CDS encoding complex I 24 kDa subunit family protein, whose translation MADAPQIPDEAEVRARWGAFAWTAENAEKAKTVIARYPAGRQRSAVMPLLDLAQRQVGAETQTQGWLPVPVIEYVASQLGMPFIRAYEVATFYTMYNMAPVGRYHVQVCGTTPCLLRGSDDVMAACKNRGMVKGKTTPDGLFTLTEVECMGTCTNAPMVQINDDNYEDLDFDRTAAILDALAAGETPKAGTQLADRHTSEPQGGPTTLVEMVKANHDYRKAW comes from the coding sequence ATGGCTGACGCACCCCAAATCCCCGATGAGGCCGAAGTCCGCGCGCGCTGGGGCGCGTTTGCCTGGACGGCCGAAAATGCCGAAAAGGCGAAGACCGTCATCGCGCGCTACCCCGCGGGGCGCCAGCGTTCGGCGGTGATGCCGTTGCTCGACCTCGCGCAGCGCCAGGTCGGCGCCGAGACGCAGACGCAGGGCTGGCTGCCCGTGCCGGTGATCGAATATGTCGCGAGCCAGCTCGGAATGCCGTTCATCCGCGCCTATGAGGTCGCGACCTTCTACACCATGTACAATATGGCGCCGGTCGGCCGCTATCACGTCCAGGTGTGCGGCACGACGCCGTGCCTGCTGCGCGGCTCCGACGATGTGATGGCGGCGTGCAAGAACCGCGGCATGGTCAAGGGCAAGACGACGCCCGACGGCCTGTTCACGCTGACCGAGGTCGAGTGCATGGGCACCTGCACCAACGCGCCGATGGTCCAGATCAACGACGACAATTACGAAGACCTCGATTTCGACCGCACCGCCGCGATCCTCGATGCGCTGGCGGCGGGCGAAACACCGAAGGCGGGAACCCAGCTCGCCGATCGCCACACCAGCGAGCCGCAGGGCGGCCCGACGACGCTGGTCGAGATGGTCAAGGCCAACCACGACTATCGGAAGGCCTGGTAA
- the nuoI gene encoding NADH-quinone oxidoreductase subunit NuoI yields MTTIAHLVKSFTLWEFVKAHALTLKYFFKPKATINYPFEKNPLSPRFRGEHALRRYPNGEERCIACKLCEAVCPAQAITIEAEPRDDGSRRTTRYDIDMTKCIYCGFCQEACPVDAVVEGPNFEFATETREELLYDKAKLLANGDKWERAIAANLAADAPYR; encoded by the coding sequence GTGACCACCATCGCCCATCTCGTCAAAAGCTTCACCTTGTGGGAGTTCGTGAAGGCGCACGCCCTCACGCTCAAATATTTCTTCAAGCCCAAGGCGACGATCAACTATCCGTTCGAGAAGAACCCGCTGTCGCCGCGCTTCCGCGGCGAGCATGCGCTGCGTCGTTATCCGAACGGCGAGGAACGCTGCATCGCGTGCAAGCTGTGCGAAGCGGTGTGCCCGGCGCAGGCGATCACGATCGAGGCCGAGCCGCGCGACGACGGATCGCGCCGCACGACGCGCTACGACATCGACATGACCAAGTGCATTTACTGCGGCTTCTGCCAGGAAGCGTGCCCGGTCGATGCGGTGGTCGAGGGGCCGAACTTCGAATTCGCGACGGAAACGCGCGAGGAACTGCTCTATGACAAGGCCAAGCTGCTCGCCAATGGCGACAAATGGGAACGCGCGATCGCGGCGAATCTTGCCGCCGACGCGCCCTACCGGTAA
- the nuoH gene encoding NADH-quinone oxidoreductase subunit NuoH codes for MTDTFISWGMDPTWAWGVATIAGILLIALPLMLSVAMIIYADRKIWAAIALRRGPNVVGPFGLLQSFADGLKVFLQETIIPTGANRGLFLIAPIITFTVALMAWAVIPFNAGAILADINVGLLYILAISSLGVYGVILSGWASNSKYPFFSAMRASAQMISYEVSIGFILIGVVLYADSFNLNEIIKAQEGFGLGIVNAFGFNLLLFPLAVMFLISSLAETARAPFDLTEAESELVAGYQTEYSSMAFALFWLGEYANVLLMCTLNAVLFWGGWLPPLNIDLIPWFDIPGWVWLFGKILFFFFVFSWVKATVPRYRYDQLMRLGWKVFLPISLIWIFLISGWLMLTRYGA; via the coding sequence ATGACCGATACCTTCATCTCGTGGGGCATGGACCCGACCTGGGCATGGGGCGTCGCGACGATCGCCGGCATCCTGCTGATCGCGCTGCCGCTGATGCTCAGCGTCGCGATGATCATCTATGCCGACCGCAAGATCTGGGCGGCGATCGCGCTGCGCCGCGGCCCGAACGTCGTCGGCCCCTTTGGCCTGCTCCAGTCGTTCGCCGACGGTCTGAAAGTCTTCCTGCAGGAAACGATTATCCCGACCGGTGCCAACCGCGGGCTGTTCCTGATCGCGCCGATCATCACCTTCACGGTGGCGCTGATGGCGTGGGCGGTGATCCCGTTCAATGCGGGCGCGATACTCGCCGACATCAACGTCGGGCTGCTCTACATCCTCGCAATCTCGTCGCTCGGCGTTTACGGCGTGATCCTGTCGGGCTGGGCGTCGAACTCGAAATATCCTTTCTTTTCCGCGATGCGCGCCTCGGCGCAGATGATCAGCTATGAAGTCTCGATCGGGTTCATCCTGATCGGGGTCGTGCTCTATGCCGACAGCTTCAACCTGAACGAGATCATCAAGGCGCAGGAAGGTTTCGGGCTCGGCATCGTCAACGCCTTCGGCTTCAACCTGCTGCTCTTCCCGCTCGCGGTGATGTTCCTGATCTCGTCACTCGCCGAAACCGCGCGCGCGCCGTTCGATCTCACCGAAGCGGAATCGGAACTCGTCGCGGGCTATCAGACCGAATATTCGTCGATGGCCTTCGCGCTCTTCTGGCTCGGCGAATATGCCAACGTCCTGCTGATGTGCACGCTCAACGCGGTGCTGTTCTGGGGCGGCTGGCTGCCGCCGCTCAACATCGACCTGATCCCCTGGTTCGACATTCCGGGCTGGGTGTGGCTGTTCGGCAAGATCCTGTTCTTCTTCTTCGTGTTCAGCTGGGTGAAGGCGACCGTCCCGCGCTACCGCTACGACCAGCTGATGCGGCTGGGCTGGAAAGTCTTCCTGCCGATCTCGCTGATCTGGATCTTCCTGATCTCTGGCTGGCTGATGCTGACGAGGTATGGGGCGTGA
- a CDS encoding NADH-quinone oxidoreductase subunit J yields MIQLFAFYLFATLVIASAAMVIFARNPVHSVMWLILAFFNAAGLMLLAGAEFIAMLLVIVYVGAVAVLFLFVVMMLDIDFAELRAGFVRYLPLGALVAIILAAELIFAVGAWSAGGIDLAARAAPAVADKSNIQQIGELLYTKYIFLFEAAGIVLLVAMIGAIVLTHRQRGGARTQNISLQNQRRPEDATRLVDPGVGQGVEL; encoded by the coding sequence ATGATCCAGCTCTTCGCCTTCTATCTGTTCGCCACGCTCGTCATCGCGTCCGCCGCGATGGTGATTTTCGCGCGCAATCCGGTCCACAGCGTGATGTGGCTGATCCTCGCCTTCTTCAACGCGGCGGGACTGATGCTGCTCGCGGGGGCCGAGTTCATCGCGATGCTGCTCGTCATCGTCTATGTCGGCGCGGTCGCCGTGCTGTTCCTGTTCGTCGTGATGATGCTCGACATCGATTTCGCCGAGTTGCGCGCGGGCTTCGTGCGCTATCTGCCGCTCGGCGCGCTCGTCGCGATCATCCTCGCCGCCGAACTGATCTTCGCGGTCGGCGCGTGGAGCGCGGGTGGGATCGATCTCGCGGCGCGCGCCGCGCCCGCGGTCGCCGACAAGAGCAATATCCAGCAGATCGGCGAACTGCTCTACACGAAGTATATCTTCCTGTTCGAGGCGGCGGGCATCGTGCTGCTGGTGGCGATGATCGGTGCGATCGTGCTGACCCACCGCCAGCGCGGCGGCGCGCGCACCCAAAATATTTCGTTGCAGAACCAGCGC
- the nuoF gene encoding NADH-quinone oxidoreductase subunit NuoF, with translation MLADKDRIFTNIYGFQPWNLKSAQMRGDWDKTKDLMKRGQDAIIEEIKASGLRGRGGAGFPTGLKWSFMPKEPRADRPSFLVINADESEPGSCKDREIIRHDPHKLIEGALIAGFAMRARAAYIYIRGEFIREAETLFAAVQEAYDAGLLGKNAAKSGYDFDVFVHRGAGAYICGEETAMIESLEGKKGQPRLKPPFPAGAGLYGCPTTVNNVESIAVVPTILRRGASWFSSFGRENNKGTKLFQISGHVERPCVVEEEMSIPFRELIDKHCGGIRGGWDNLLAVIPGGSSVPLVPAAEIMDCPMDFDGLKAVGSGLGTAAAIVMDKSTDVVQAISRISYFYKHESCGQCTPCREGTGWMWRVMERLRTGDADISEIDTLFDVTKQVEGHTICALGDAAAWPIQGLIKHFRPELERRIRDNGGALEAAE, from the coding sequence ATGCTCGCCGACAAGGATCGCATCTTCACCAACATCTACGGTTTTCAGCCGTGGAACCTCAAATCCGCGCAGATGCGCGGCGACTGGGACAAGACCAAGGACCTGATGAAGCGCGGCCAGGACGCGATCATCGAGGAGATCAAGGCGTCGGGGCTGCGCGGCCGCGGCGGCGCGGGCTTCCCGACCGGTCTGAAATGGTCGTTCATGCCGAAGGAGCCGCGCGCCGATCGCCCGAGCTTCCTCGTCATCAACGCCGACGAATCCGAGCCGGGTTCGTGCAAGGACCGCGAGATCATCCGCCACGATCCGCACAAGCTGATCGAAGGCGCGCTGATCGCGGGTTTCGCGATGCGCGCGCGCGCCGCCTATATCTACATCCGCGGCGAGTTCATCCGCGAGGCCGAGACGCTCTTCGCCGCGGTGCAGGAGGCGTATGATGCCGGCCTGCTCGGCAAGAACGCCGCCAAGTCGGGTTATGATTTCGACGTTTTTGTCCACCGCGGCGCCGGCGCGTACATCTGCGGCGAAGAAACCGCGATGATCGAAAGCCTTGAGGGCAAGAAGGGCCAGCCGCGCCTGAAACCGCCGTTCCCGGCGGGCGCCGGCCTCTATGGCTGCCCGACGACGGTCAACAATGTCGAGAGCATCGCGGTCGTCCCGACGATCCTGCGCCGCGGCGCGTCGTGGTTCTCAAGCTTCGGGCGCGAGAACAACAAGGGCACCAAGCTCTTCCAGATCTCGGGCCATGTCGAGCGCCCGTGCGTCGTCGAGGAAGAGATGAGCATCCCCTTTCGCGAACTGATCGACAAGCATTGCGGCGGCATTCGCGGTGGTTGGGACAATCTGCTCGCGGTGATCCCCGGCGGTTCGTCGGTTCCGCTGGTTCCGGCGGCCGAGATCATGGACTGCCCGATGGATTTCGACGGGCTGAAGGCCGTCGGATCGGGCCTCGGCACCGCCGCCGCGATCGTGATGGACAAGTCGACCGACGTCGTCCAGGCTATCAGCCGCATCAGCTATTTCTACAAGCATGAAAGCTGCGGTCAGTGCACGCCGTGCCGCGAGGGCACCGGCTGGATGTGGCGCGTGATGGAACGGCTGCGCACCGGCGACGCCGACATCAGCGAAATCGACACGCTGTTCGACGTCACCAAGCAGGTCGAAGGCCACACCATCTGCGCGCTCGGCGACGCCGCGGCCTGGCCGATCCAGGGCCTGATCAAGCATTTCCGCCCCGAACTCGAACGCCGTATTCGCGACAATGGCGGTGCGTTGGAGGCGGCCGAGTGA